A stretch of the Ctenopharyngodon idella isolate HZGC_01 chromosome 14, HZGC01, whole genome shotgun sequence genome encodes the following:
- the dele1 gene encoding death ligand signal enhancer, protein MWRIQSLVGRVLSRCHGNTQLRLSQGHHVEDEVINSSILTGGRHVSDSSSSQRGQDDQKKKRTSQFCYTGLPRYTALDAVGWGAAAVLFMQLCRRIHSRFSSHADQNSGPARIRDVRLVGKCTYKVLIDILSRENVLSGDVTVRCLRGALQTPEQNDSSSSHNNSDNSSDGDSTSDPQMAHTSVHQQEETVSGPSHSEETLFPEQAKPQERLTPDEAAQNLRHVTDSSVPVILNIIGLESAKAGDYETAFSCFLAAAQHDYSKAQFNVGVCYERGRGVQRDHSKAVHYYRRAAVAGHHQAQYRCAKLLLSSRGQQSSETDAAAALNFLYAAADAGLTEAQVYLGVVLSQDSECDKKQSVHYFRMAAERGDSGALVCLAQCYEKGFGVAPCVQTAITLYQQAAARGNQQARDLLRDKHSREILRSIRSAPCFSVIGQMNLNSIVPQETRDEKPRPQQRSDCQSQPLPHSWSTGSLSALPSITLQMLSADSSRKVWTLGVR, encoded by the exons ATGTGGAGGATTCAGAGTTTAGTGGGCAGAG TGTTGAGCCGTTGTCATGGAAACACTCAGCTGCGGCTCTCGCAGGGTCATCACGTGGAGGACGAGGTCATCAACTCCTCCATCCTGACCGGAGGACGGCACGTGTCTGACAGCAGCAG TTCTCAGAGGGGCCAAGATGATCAGAAAAAGAAACGAACATCTCAGTTCTGCTACACTGGACTGCCGAGATACACCGCTCTGGACGCCGTGGGCTGG gGCGCCGCTGCCGTTCTCTTCATGCAGCTCTGTCGCAGGATTCACTCTCGGTTCTCCTCTCATGCGGATCAGAACTCTGGACCGGCCCGAATCAGAGACGTCAGACTCGTAGGGAAATGCACCTACAAGGTCCTGATTGACATCC TGTCCAGGGAGAATGTTTTGTCTGGCGATGTGACCGTGAGGTGCCTGCGGGGGGCGCTGCAGACTCCAGAGCAGAATGACAGCAGCAGTAGTCATAATAATAGTGACAACAGCAGTGATGGAGATTCGACCTCTGACCCACAGATGGCGCACACCTCTGTTCACCAGCAGGAGGAGACAGTGAGCGGCCCGTCCCACTCCG AAGAAACTCTTTTTCCTGAACAAGCGAAACCACAG GAACGTCTCACACCTGATGAAGCAGCGCAGAATTTGAGACACGTGACGGACAGCAGCGTACCAGTAATCCTCAACATCATTG GTCTGGAGAGTGCTAAAGCGGGTGATTACGAGACGGCGTTCTCGTGTTTTCTGGCTGCGGCTCAACATGACTACAGCAAAGCTCAGTTTAACGTGGGAGTTTGTTACGAGAGAGGACGTGGAGTACAGCGAGACCACAGCAAG GCGGTGCATTACTACAGACGCGCCGCAGTCGCTGGCCACCATCAGGCTCAGTATCGCTGTGCTAAACTCCTCCTGAGCAGCAGAGGGCAGCAGAGCTCAGAGACCGACGCAGCAGCAGCACTGAACTTCCTGTACGCGGCGGCAGACGCCGGACTCACAGAG GCTCAGGTGTATCTGGGTGTCGTGTTGTCTCAGGATTCAGAGTGTGACAAAAAACAGTCTGTTCATTATTTCAGGATGGCGGCTGAGCGAGGG GACAGCGGTGCTCTGGTGTGTCTGGCTCAGTGTTATGAGAAGGGTTTCGGCGTGGCTCCGTGTGTCCAAACCGCCATCACACTGTATCAACAGGCAGCAGCCAGAGGAAACCAGCAGGCCAGAGACCTCCTGAGAGACAAACACAGCAGAGAGA tctTGCGCTCGATCCGATCTGCTCCTTGCTTTTCTGTGATTGGTCAAATGAATCTGAACTCCATCGTTCCTCAAGAGACCAGAGATgagaagccccgcccacagcAACGATCTGACTGTCAGTCACAGCCGCTTCCTCATTCCTGGAGTACAGGAAGTCTGAGTGCGCTGCCGTCAATCACGCTTCAGATGCTCAGTGCTGACAGCAGCCGCAAGGTTTGGACGCTAGGGGTGCGATAA